One Branchiostoma floridae strain S238N-H82 chromosome 1, Bfl_VNyyK, whole genome shotgun sequence genomic region harbors:
- the LOC118427305 gene encoding barrier-to-autointegration factor B-like, translating into MGDKSVTELAGIGGALGRRLADKGFDKAYVVLGQFLLLKKDEEMFKEWLKDTVFANEREAHGCFYCLKEWCDAFL; encoded by the coding sequence ATGGGGGACAAGTCAGTAACAGAACTGGCTGGTATTGGGGGCGCACTTGGAAGAAGGCTGGCAGACAAGGGATTTGACAAGGCATATGTAGTTCTGGGTCAGTTCCTGTTGCTAAAGAAGGATGAGGAGATGTTCAAGGAGTGGTTGAAGGACACGGTCTTTGCCAACGAAAGGGAGGCCCATGGCTGCTTCTACTGCCTTAAAGAGTGGTGTGACGCCTTCTTGTGA